One stretch of Eupeodes corollae chromosome 2, idEupCoro1.1, whole genome shotgun sequence DNA includes these proteins:
- the LOC129944398 gene encoding ran-binding protein 16 isoform X5, whose protein sequence is MQEIHQLEILCKQLYEATDSVIRSEAEKALVAFVSSQDALPKCQMLLDRADSSYAQLLAATTLTKLIQGLNLEQRIDIRSYILNYLATRPNLQNFVVQALVTLLAKITKYGWFDTYKNEYIFQNILEDVKKFLQQGSSEHCTIGVQILSQLVCEMNSIVEADVNLSFSKNRKIATSFRDQQLYDIFLLSCSLLVTARDNSKSLNFMDESQQALISHVLRLTKNCLSFDFIGSSTDESSDDMNSVQIPTSWRPAFLDSNTLKLFFDLYQILPNGLASYSLSCLVQMTSVRRSLFNNPERTKFLTHLLEGVKNILTNLHGLSDPDNYHEFCRLLARLKSNYQLGELITVECYPEAIQLIAKFTVQSLQMWQFAPNSVHYLLTLWQRMVASVPYVKSPEPHLLGTYTPEVTKAYITSRLEAVPVIVRDNLEDPLDDLCMVQQQLEQLSVIERCEYDKTCTLLVQHFDQKAREYQELLQSQSPNPMDVTIHELQLTWLVYIIGSAIVGRLSFNSNDEQDTMDGELVIRVLQLMSLTDARLPQAGCEKLELAILSFLEQVRKMHICEQAQKAHVYKRLSEVFGLSDEQMLLSLINRKIITNLKYWGRSEPIITKTLMLLSELSVNFNSLRKLAKLEEIQFMLTHHTSEHFPFLGTNSSLTEMRCRTMFYTSLGRLLMFDLGEDEERFYNFLTPLTNQFESLGSVLMDGNSFPNEEAKKAIIGLARDLRGLALPLNAIAPYTMLFEWIYPDYIPILIRAVELWAHDPAVTTPVLKLFAELVHCRTQRLQGNVSSPMGILLFREASKLICIYGNRSLHLDVPRDQQYPMKLKGISICFLILKNALSGNYVNFGVFKLYRDDTLDNVLSIAAKLIMSIQQNDLLEYPKLASSYYGLLNCLSQDHITFLASLEPRAFIYILESLSKGLTALDSTIFICCCSILDCVVSYIFKQLQIKVSTFPNKKLRNITPENSQFLEVVEMNSEILQGIMSTLLNMVMSEDSKNQWSMSRPLLVLILLYEDYFRSLKENIIRSQPIDKQQTMAQWFDGLMDGIERNVANKNRERFTQNLSLFRRDVVHLPKVSSFNPGSSLIDDYS, encoded by the exons ATGCAG gaaattcatCAGCTTGAGATTTTATGCAAGCAATTGTACGAAGCAACTGATTCAGTTATTCGTTCGGAAGCTGAAAAGGCTCTTGTTGCATTTGTAAGCAGTCAGGATGCTCTACCAAAATGTCAAATGCTCTTGGATCGAGCTGATTCAAGTTATGCACAATTACTTGCTGCTACGACTCTTACCAAATTGATACAAGGTCTTAATTTGGAGCAAAGAATCGACATAAG GAGTTATATATTAAACTATCTTGCCACCCGCccaaatttgcaaaattttgttgtacaagCACTTGTCACATTGTTggctaaaataacaaaatatggtTGGTTTGATacgtataaaaatgaatatatatttcaaaacattctcGAGGATGTGAAGAAATTTCTGCAG cAGGGCTCATCTGAGCACTGTACAATCGGAGTACAAATTCTATCGCAACTTGTGTGCGAAATGAATTCAATTGTGGAGGCAGACGTTAAtttgtctttttcaaaaaatcgcaAAATCGCCACATCTTTCCGTGACCAGCAGTTGTACGACATTTTCCTGTTGTCCTGTTCGCTTTTGGTTACAGCAAGAGATAATAGCAAAAGCTTGAATTTTATGGATGAGTCTCAACAAGc tctAATTTCACATGTTTTGCGATTAACTAAGAACTGCTTGAGCTTTGATTTTATTGGAAGCTCCACTGATGAGTCTTCGGATGACATGAACAGTGTTCAG ATTCCTACTTCCTGGAGACCAGCATTTCTggattcaaatactttaaagttgttttttgatCTCTATCAAATTCTACCAAACGGATTGGCAAGCTATTCGTTGTCTTGTTTAGTGCAG ATGACATCGGTTCGTCGATCACTTTTCAATAATCCTGAACgtacaaaatttttaactcATCTACTCGAAGGCGTCAAAAATATACTGACCAATTTACAT GGTCTCAGTGATCCAGATAATTACCACGAATTCTGTAGACTTCTTGCTCGTCTCAAGTCGAATTACCAGTTGGGAGAACTCATCACAGTAGAATGTTATCCAGAAGCGATTCAGTTGATAGCAAAGTTCACTGTTCAATCGTTGCAG ATGTGGCAATTTGCTCCAAACAGTGTGCATTACCTGCTTACTTTGTGGCAGCGAATGGTGGCCTCAGTCCCGTATGTCAAATCACCAGAGCCTCATTTGCTTGGAACATATACACCAGAAGTAACCAAAGCGTACATAACTTCCCGCTTGGAAGCTGTACCTGTGATTGTGAGAGACAACCTGGAAGATCCTCTAGATGACCTGTGTATGGTTCAGCAGCAACTTGAACAACTGTCTGTTATAGAACGTTGTGAATATGACAAAACCTGCACGCTTCTAGTTCAGCATTTCGACCAAAAGGCCCGAGAATATCAAGAACTGCTACAAAGCCAATCGCCTAATCCAATGGATGTCACAATTCATGAATTGCAATTGACGTGGCTTGTTTATATAATTGGTTCAGCTATTGTTGGTAGATTGTCTTTCAATTCGAATGACGAACAGGACACTATGGATGGAGAACTTGTGATACGG GTACTGCAACTAATGAGCCTCACAGATGCTAGATTACCACAAGCCGGCTGTGAAAAACTCGAGTTGGCTATTCTAAGTTTCCTTGAACAAGTGCGAAAGATGCACATATGTGAACAGGCACAAAAGGCCCACGTCTACAAAAGACTGTCTGAAGTATTTGGCTTAAGTGATGAACAGATGCTCTTAAGCTtgataaatagaaaaat aataactaatttaaaatactgGGGACGTTCGGAGCCAATTATAACTAAGACTCTTATGTTGCTCTCAGAGCTTTCTGTGAATTTTAACTCTTTGCGGAAATTGGCCAAGTTGGAGGAAATTCAATTTATGTTAACACATCACACG aGTGAACACTTTCCCTTCCTTGGCACAAACTCATCTCTAACTGAAATGCGCTGTCGGACTATGTTCTACACATCTTTGGGTAGGCTACTGATGTTTGATCTTGGCGAAGATGAAGAGCGCTTCTATAACTTCCTTACCCCACTTACTA atcaATTTGAATCACTTGGCTCTGTACTGATGGATGGTAATAGTTTTCCAAATGAAGAAGCAAAGAAGGCAATAATTGGTCTGGCGCGTGATCTTCGTGGTCTTGCATTGCCATTGAATGCTATAGCTCCCTACACAATGCTCTTCGAATggat ctATCCAGATTATATTCCGATTCTAATACGTGCCGTTGAACTGTGGGCACATGATCCAGCTGTAACAACACCCGTACTGAAACTTTTCGCTGAACTTGTACACTGTAGAACTCAGCGTTTGCAAGGAAATGTTTCTAGTCCCATGGGAATTTTACTGTTTCGAGAGGCTTCAAAGCTCATATGCATATATGGTAATAGAAGTCTCCATTTGGACGTGCCGAGAGATCAGCAATATCCAATGAAATTGAAAGGCATTTCGATATGTTTCCTTATACTAAAGAATGCACTGAGTGGGAACTATGTGAATTTTGGAGTTTTCAAGCTGTATCGTGATGATACATTAGATAATGTCTTGAGTATTGCTGCAAAATTAATTATGTCCATTCAACAGAACGATTTGTTG gaATATCCAAAACTTGCATCTTCATACTATGGTCTTCTGAATTGTTTGTCACAAGATCATATAACATTTTTGGCCTCCCTGGAGCCGCgagcatttatttatattttagaaaGTCTATCAAAGGGACTTACAGCATTag ATTCCACGATTTTTATATGTTGCTGTTCAATACTGGACTGTGTTGTGTCATATATATTTAAGCAGCTGCAAATTAAAG tttcgaCATTCCCCAACAAAAAACTCCGCAATATAACACCGGAGAACTCACAGTTCCTTGAG GTAGTAGAGATGAATTCTGAAATTCTTCAGGGCATAATGTCAACGCTACTGAATATGGTCATGTCAGAAGACTCCAAGAATCAATGGTCTATGTCCCGTCCGCTTTTAGTACTCATTTTGCTATACGAAGACTATTTTag ATCACTGAAAGAGAATATAATTCGATCGCAACCCATCGATAAGCAACAAACAATGGCACAGTGGTTCGACGGACTGATGGATGGCATTGAACGAAATGTAGCGAACAAAAACAGGGAAAG gTTTACACAAAACTTATCACTGTTCCGACGGGATGTGGTTCACTTACCGAAGGTTTCAAGTTTTAATCCTGGTTCGTCTCTTATTGATGATTATTCATAA
- the LOC129944398 gene encoding ran-binding protein 16 isoform X4, with the protein MQEIHQLEILCKQLYEATDSVIRSEAEKALVAFVSSQDALPKCQMLLDRADSSYAQLLAATTLTKLIQGLNLEQRIDIRSYILNYLATRPNLQNFVVQALVTLLAKITKYGWFDTYKNEYIFQNILEDVKKFLQQGSSEHCTIGVQILSQLVCEMNSIVEADVNLSFSKNRKIATSFRDQQLYDIFLLSCSLLVTARDNSKSLNFMDESQQALISHVLRLTKNCLSFDFIGSSTDESSDDMNSVQIPTSWRPAFLDSNTLKLFFDLYQILPNGLASYSLSCLVQMTSVRRSLFNNPERTKFLTHLLEGVKNILTNLHGLSDPDNYHEFCRLLARLKSNYQLGELITVECYPEAIQLIAKFTVQSLQMWQFAPNSVHYLLTLWQRMVASVPYVKSPEPHLLGTYTPEVTKAYITSRLEAVPVIVRDNLEDPLDDLCMVQQQLEQLSVIERCEYDKTCTLLVQHFDQKAREYQELLQSQSPNPMDVTIHELQLTWLVYIIGSAIVGRLSFNSNDEQDTMDGELVIRVLQLMSLTDARLPQAGCEKLELAILSFLEQVRKMHICEQAQKAHVYKRLSEVFGLSDEQMLLSLINRKIITNLKYWGRSEPIITKTLMLLSELSVNFNSLRKLAKLEEIQFMLTHHTSEHFPFLGTNSSLTEMRCRTMFYTSLGRLLMFDLGEDEERFYNFLTPLTNQFESLGSVLMDGNSFPNEEAKKAIIGLARDLRGLALPLNAIAPYTMLFEWIYPDYIPILIRAVELWAHDPAVTTPVLKLFAELVHCRTQRLQGNVSSPMGILLFREASKLICIYGNRSLHLDVPRDQQYPMKLKGISICFLILKNALSGNYVNFGVFKLYRDDTLDNVLSIAAKLIMSIQQNDLLEYPKLASSYYGLLNCLSQDHITFLASLEPRAFIYILESLSKGLTALDSTIFICCCSILDCVVSYIFKQLQIKVSTFPNKKLRNITPENSQFLEVVEMNSEILQGIMSTLLNMVMSEDSKNQWSMSRPLLVLILLYEDYFRSLKENIIRSQPIDKQQTMAQWFDGLMDGIERNVANKNRERFTQNLSLFRRDVVHLPKVSSFNPDRRSGFQIVKF; encoded by the exons ATGCAG gaaattcatCAGCTTGAGATTTTATGCAAGCAATTGTACGAAGCAACTGATTCAGTTATTCGTTCGGAAGCTGAAAAGGCTCTTGTTGCATTTGTAAGCAGTCAGGATGCTCTACCAAAATGTCAAATGCTCTTGGATCGAGCTGATTCAAGTTATGCACAATTACTTGCTGCTACGACTCTTACCAAATTGATACAAGGTCTTAATTTGGAGCAAAGAATCGACATAAG GAGTTATATATTAAACTATCTTGCCACCCGCccaaatttgcaaaattttgttgtacaagCACTTGTCACATTGTTggctaaaataacaaaatatggtTGGTTTGATacgtataaaaatgaatatatatttcaaaacattctcGAGGATGTGAAGAAATTTCTGCAG cAGGGCTCATCTGAGCACTGTACAATCGGAGTACAAATTCTATCGCAACTTGTGTGCGAAATGAATTCAATTGTGGAGGCAGACGTTAAtttgtctttttcaaaaaatcgcaAAATCGCCACATCTTTCCGTGACCAGCAGTTGTACGACATTTTCCTGTTGTCCTGTTCGCTTTTGGTTACAGCAAGAGATAATAGCAAAAGCTTGAATTTTATGGATGAGTCTCAACAAGc tctAATTTCACATGTTTTGCGATTAACTAAGAACTGCTTGAGCTTTGATTTTATTGGAAGCTCCACTGATGAGTCTTCGGATGACATGAACAGTGTTCAG ATTCCTACTTCCTGGAGACCAGCATTTCTggattcaaatactttaaagttgttttttgatCTCTATCAAATTCTACCAAACGGATTGGCAAGCTATTCGTTGTCTTGTTTAGTGCAG ATGACATCGGTTCGTCGATCACTTTTCAATAATCCTGAACgtacaaaatttttaactcATCTACTCGAAGGCGTCAAAAATATACTGACCAATTTACAT GGTCTCAGTGATCCAGATAATTACCACGAATTCTGTAGACTTCTTGCTCGTCTCAAGTCGAATTACCAGTTGGGAGAACTCATCACAGTAGAATGTTATCCAGAAGCGATTCAGTTGATAGCAAAGTTCACTGTTCAATCGTTGCAG ATGTGGCAATTTGCTCCAAACAGTGTGCATTACCTGCTTACTTTGTGGCAGCGAATGGTGGCCTCAGTCCCGTATGTCAAATCACCAGAGCCTCATTTGCTTGGAACATATACACCAGAAGTAACCAAAGCGTACATAACTTCCCGCTTGGAAGCTGTACCTGTGATTGTGAGAGACAACCTGGAAGATCCTCTAGATGACCTGTGTATGGTTCAGCAGCAACTTGAACAACTGTCTGTTATAGAACGTTGTGAATATGACAAAACCTGCACGCTTCTAGTTCAGCATTTCGACCAAAAGGCCCGAGAATATCAAGAACTGCTACAAAGCCAATCGCCTAATCCAATGGATGTCACAATTCATGAATTGCAATTGACGTGGCTTGTTTATATAATTGGTTCAGCTATTGTTGGTAGATTGTCTTTCAATTCGAATGACGAACAGGACACTATGGATGGAGAACTTGTGATACGG GTACTGCAACTAATGAGCCTCACAGATGCTAGATTACCACAAGCCGGCTGTGAAAAACTCGAGTTGGCTATTCTAAGTTTCCTTGAACAAGTGCGAAAGATGCACATATGTGAACAGGCACAAAAGGCCCACGTCTACAAAAGACTGTCTGAAGTATTTGGCTTAAGTGATGAACAGATGCTCTTAAGCTtgataaatagaaaaat aataactaatttaaaatactgGGGACGTTCGGAGCCAATTATAACTAAGACTCTTATGTTGCTCTCAGAGCTTTCTGTGAATTTTAACTCTTTGCGGAAATTGGCCAAGTTGGAGGAAATTCAATTTATGTTAACACATCACACG aGTGAACACTTTCCCTTCCTTGGCACAAACTCATCTCTAACTGAAATGCGCTGTCGGACTATGTTCTACACATCTTTGGGTAGGCTACTGATGTTTGATCTTGGCGAAGATGAAGAGCGCTTCTATAACTTCCTTACCCCACTTACTA atcaATTTGAATCACTTGGCTCTGTACTGATGGATGGTAATAGTTTTCCAAATGAAGAAGCAAAGAAGGCAATAATTGGTCTGGCGCGTGATCTTCGTGGTCTTGCATTGCCATTGAATGCTATAGCTCCCTACACAATGCTCTTCGAATggat ctATCCAGATTATATTCCGATTCTAATACGTGCCGTTGAACTGTGGGCACATGATCCAGCTGTAACAACACCCGTACTGAAACTTTTCGCTGAACTTGTACACTGTAGAACTCAGCGTTTGCAAGGAAATGTTTCTAGTCCCATGGGAATTTTACTGTTTCGAGAGGCTTCAAAGCTCATATGCATATATGGTAATAGAAGTCTCCATTTGGACGTGCCGAGAGATCAGCAATATCCAATGAAATTGAAAGGCATTTCGATATGTTTCCTTATACTAAAGAATGCACTGAGTGGGAACTATGTGAATTTTGGAGTTTTCAAGCTGTATCGTGATGATACATTAGATAATGTCTTGAGTATTGCTGCAAAATTAATTATGTCCATTCAACAGAACGATTTGTTG gaATATCCAAAACTTGCATCTTCATACTATGGTCTTCTGAATTGTTTGTCACAAGATCATATAACATTTTTGGCCTCCCTGGAGCCGCgagcatttatttatattttagaaaGTCTATCAAAGGGACTTACAGCATTag ATTCCACGATTTTTATATGTTGCTGTTCAATACTGGACTGTGTTGTGTCATATATATTTAAGCAGCTGCAAATTAAAG tttcgaCATTCCCCAACAAAAAACTCCGCAATATAACACCGGAGAACTCACAGTTCCTTGAG GTAGTAGAGATGAATTCTGAAATTCTTCAGGGCATAATGTCAACGCTACTGAATATGGTCATGTCAGAAGACTCCAAGAATCAATGGTCTATGTCCCGTCCGCTTTTAGTACTCATTTTGCTATACGAAGACTATTTTag ATCACTGAAAGAGAATATAATTCGATCGCAACCCATCGATAAGCAACAAACAATGGCACAGTGGTTCGACGGACTGATGGATGGCATTGAACGAAATGTAGCGAACAAAAACAGGGAAAG gTTTACACAAAACTTATCACTGTTCCGACGGGATGTGGTTCACTTACCGAAGGTTTCAAGTTTTAATCCTG ATAGAAGAAGTGGTTTTCAAATTGTGAAGTTCTAA